CTTTTCAATTCTTTGACAAATTCTTGATCTTTTAATAGTGGCAAGTTTATTTTTACATTATAAATTCCACTGATTACAGCGGTTTTTGCCATTATACCAGCAATTGCTGCATCACTTAAAGCCATTTTATATCCTTTTTTTACTATTATTTCCGTTAATTCCATAACTTCCAAAGCATCTTGTGCTATTTTTAAAGGAGTTAAGGTAGCTTCTTTAGTAGCTTCTTGAATTTTTTCTTCACGTATTTTTTTCTCTTCTTCCGTGTTTTTAGGCAATTTAAGTGCTTCGATTACTTTGTTGAAAGCTTTGGCGTCTTCTTCCATTTCCTCTAAAAATTTGTTTTGGTATTCTTCTAACAAACTATAGACTTTTTTTATTTCTTCTTCTACGTCCATATACTTTTTCTTTCCGATAGTTAGATTTGATACCATACATCCTAAACTTGATGCTAATGCTCCAGCAAGCGCAGCTACACTTCCTCCCCCTGGTGTTGGTTCTTTTGAAGAAAGTTTTTCTAAAAATTCTTTAATTGTTATGTTTGAGAACAAATTGTATTCCTCCTTTTGGGTTATTTTAGTTTCTCAAAAGTTTAACCGCTTGAACTCATTTAAATTCAAAATCTTCTTTTAGAAAAATAAATTAATTTATACTATTTTATCAAATTAAAAGTAATATAAAACACTTAGAAAAACTGTGTTATTTTAGAATAATAGGTATTAATCGTTTATAATTTATCATAATCGTTTAAAATCAATGATGAATGTTTATCAAATAAATGATATAATAGAATGGGGTATTGTGTTAAATAGTTATCTTAAAGCAGTTTATCTCTGTATAAAACTTACAAAAAAACGGTGTTGTGGAGGTGAAATAGTGGGAGCTCTATGGGTTTTTGCATTAATTCCAGTTTTTGCTTTAATATTCGCACGTATAAATTTTAAGCAAGTTGTAGCTTTAGACGAAGGTACCGAAAGAATGCAGCATATTGCGCAAGCAATTAGAGTTGGTGCTAATGCCTTTGTCAATCATGAGTTAAGGGTTTTATCGA
This is a stretch of genomic DNA from Petrotoga sp. 9PWA.NaAc.5.4. It encodes these proteins:
- a CDS encoding cyclodeaminase/cyclohydrolase family protein — protein: MFSNITIKEFLEKLSSKEPTPGGGSVAALAGALASSLGCMVSNLTIGKKKYMDVEEEIKKVYSLLEEYQNKFLEEMEEDAKAFNKVIEALKLPKNTEEEKKIREEKIQEATKEATLTPLKIAQDALEVMELTEIIVKKGYKMALSDAAIAGIMAKTAVISGIYNVKINLPLLKDQEFVKELKRKIENMETEANFLELRIISEVTL